In the Polyangiaceae bacterium genome, one interval contains:
- the pstB gene encoding phosphate ABC transporter ATP-binding protein PstB, translating to MRAEGLAASFGATEVLRGIDLPILERKVTAIIGPSGCGKSTFIRCLNRMHEVVEGAHVRGRVFLDKQDIYAHNVDPVRVRRRVGMVFQKPNPFPTMSIRDNVLAGLRLNGLTIKDPDAVVERVLRQVALWDEVKDSLARSGMSLSGGQQQRLCIARTLALEPEVVLMDEPCSALDPIATARVEELIHELRGDYTIVIVTHNMQQAARVADYTAFFYLGELVEYGETDVLFTRPKQKRTEDYITGRFG from the coding sequence ATGCGAGCGGAAGGGTTGGCGGCGTCCTTTGGTGCCACCGAAGTTCTGCGCGGCATCGACTTGCCGATTCTGGAACGGAAGGTCACTGCCATCATCGGGCCCTCGGGCTGCGGCAAGTCGACGTTCATTCGCTGTCTCAATCGCATGCACGAAGTCGTGGAAGGTGCGCACGTGCGTGGGCGTGTCTTCTTGGACAAGCAGGACATCTACGCCCACAACGTCGACCCGGTGCGCGTGCGTCGTCGCGTCGGTATGGTCTTCCAGAAGCCGAATCCGTTCCCCACGATGAGCATCCGCGACAACGTGCTCGCGGGACTGCGCCTCAACGGTCTGACCATCAAGGACCCGGACGCCGTGGTCGAACGCGTGCTGCGCCAGGTTGCGCTCTGGGACGAGGTCAAGGACAGCCTGGCGCGCTCGGGCATGAGTCTCTCGGGGGGGCAGCAGCAGCGCCTTTGCATTGCCAGGACGCTCGCCCTGGAACCCGAGGTGGTCCTGATGGATGAGCCTTGTTCCGCCCTGGATCCCATCGCCACCGCACGAGTGGAGGAGCTGATTCACGAGCTTCGCGGGGACTACACCATCGTCATCGTGACCCACAACATGCAGCAGGCGGCCCGCGTGGCAGACTACACGGCGTTCTTCTACCTGGGAGAGTTGGTGGAGTACGGCGAGACGGACGTTCTGTTCACTCGCCCCAAACAGAAGCGCACCGAAGACTACATCACCGGGCGTTTCGGCTGA
- a CDS encoding RimK family protein, translated as MRALIIVGNPKEWRFHIPGVEVVAARSYLTDARYSELRNVAVFNLSRSYRYQATGYYVSLLAAARGHKPIPSVSTIQELKANEIVRIRSDDLDELIQRSLAPIQSSSFSLSVYFGRNLAKRYDRLSAHLFKLFFAPLLRVSFNRSRGGRWYLSSVNAIGAGEIPASHLGFVRKQATQYFKQGRFSAPRRKSNRYNLALLYDASDSDPPSDDKAVTRLIRAAARRDMSVTVIGKDDYTRLSSFDALFIRETTHVNHHTYRFARRARAEGLVVIDDPDSILRCTNKVYLYELLTRHEIPSPRTLVVHKDNIDTVEAELGLPCILKKPDSAFSQGVHKVGTKEELFAQAEALLAKSDLIVAQEWFPTEFDWRVGVLDGQPIWAAKYFMAPRHWQIQKGTGTARRYGRVEAIPLADAPKAVVRLGVRAANLIGHGLYGVDLKQRGRRITVIEINDNPSLEAGYEDAAEGDVIYDAIVDYFVRGIEARRTGNIDDH; from the coding sequence ATGCGTGCCCTCATCATAGTCGGCAATCCAAAAGAATGGCGCTTCCACATCCCCGGTGTGGAGGTGGTAGCTGCCCGCAGCTACCTGACGGACGCGCGCTACAGCGAACTGCGCAACGTTGCGGTCTTCAACTTGTCGCGCTCGTATCGCTACCAGGCCACGGGCTACTACGTTTCACTGTTGGCGGCCGCGCGAGGTCACAAGCCCATCCCCAGTGTCAGCACCATCCAGGAGCTGAAGGCCAACGAGATCGTGCGAATTCGCTCGGACGATCTCGATGAGCTGATTCAACGCAGCCTCGCCCCCATCCAATCCAGCAGCTTTTCCCTTTCTGTGTACTTCGGCCGCAACCTGGCCAAGCGCTACGATCGGCTCAGCGCTCATCTGTTCAAGCTCTTTTTCGCGCCACTGTTGCGCGTCAGCTTCAATCGTAGCCGCGGCGGTCGCTGGTACCTGTCCAGTGTCAACGCCATTGGCGCAGGCGAGATCCCCGCCAGCCATCTCGGCTTCGTGCGCAAGCAGGCCACACAGTACTTCAAGCAGGGGCGCTTCAGTGCGCCCCGACGCAAGAGCAACCGCTACAACCTGGCGCTGCTGTACGACGCTTCGGACTCGGACCCGCCTTCCGACGACAAAGCAGTCACTCGCTTGATTCGAGCAGCGGCGCGACGTGACATGAGCGTCACGGTCATCGGCAAGGACGACTACACGCGTCTGTCGAGTTTCGACGCGCTGTTCATTCGCGAGACCACTCACGTCAATCATCACACCTATCGCTTTGCGCGGCGTGCACGTGCGGAGGGGCTGGTCGTGATCGACGACCCGGACTCGATCTTGCGCTGCACCAACAAGGTCTATCTCTACGAGTTGCTCACGCGGCACGAGATCCCATCCCCGCGTACGCTGGTCGTGCACAAGGACAACATCGACACCGTGGAAGCGGAGCTGGGGCTACCCTGCATCCTGAAGAAGCCCGACAGCGCGTTCTCCCAGGGCGTGCACAAGGTGGGCACTAAGGAAGAGCTGTTCGCGCAAGCCGAAGCGCTGCTTGCGAAGAGCGACTTGATCGTCGCGCAGGAGTGGTTCCCGACGGAGTTCGACTGGCGGGTCGGCGTGCTCGACGGCCAACCGATCTGGGCTGCCAAGTACTTCATGGCTCCCCGCCACTGGCAGATACAGAAGGGCACCGGCACCGCGCGTCGTTACGGTCGCGTGGAGGCCATCCCCCTGGCGGACGCACCCAAGGCCGTCGTGCGGCTGGGAGTTCGCGCTGCCAACTTGATCGGGCATGGTCTCTACGGCGTGGATCTCAAGCAACGAGGACGCCGCATCACGGTGATCGAGATCAACGACAACCCGTCTTTGGAGGCTGGTTACGAGGATGCCGCGGAGGGGGACGTCATCTACGACGCCATCGTCGACTACTTCGTGCGTGGCATCGA
- the pstA gene encoding phosphate ABC transporter permease PstA, with protein sequence MSAEPYARRRTVDALIRGACVAATVVAIIPLGLVLYYVTVRGIGGLDWDFFTQLPKPVGEPGGGVANGIVGTLELVGLACLFGIPPGVLAGVYLAEFGGGKLASVVRFSADVLSGVPSIVVGIFVYTIVVLRTKQFSALAGGIALAVIMLPTVTRTTEELLKLVPKALREAALGLGVPKWRATLRVVLRTAAPGIATGVMLAVARVAGETAPLLFTAFSNQFWAEGVNQPTASLPVQIYTYAVSPYEDWHQKAWAAALVLVLLVLLLNVSARLLVRHRVRSR encoded by the coding sequence ATGAGCGCTGAACCCTACGCCCGCCGTCGAACCGTCGACGCTCTGATCCGCGGTGCATGTGTGGCGGCGACCGTCGTGGCGATCATTCCCCTGGGGCTGGTGCTCTACTACGTCACGGTCCGCGGCATCGGTGGGCTCGACTGGGACTTCTTCACGCAGCTTCCGAAACCCGTGGGGGAGCCGGGTGGCGGCGTGGCCAACGGCATCGTCGGCACCCTGGAGCTGGTGGGGTTGGCGTGCCTGTTCGGCATTCCCCCCGGTGTGCTCGCGGGCGTCTACCTGGCCGAGTTCGGCGGAGGCAAGCTGGCAAGCGTGGTGCGCTTCTCCGCCGACGTGCTCAGCGGCGTGCCGTCGATCGTCGTGGGCATCTTCGTCTACACGATCGTGGTGCTGCGCACGAAGCAGTTCAGCGCGCTGGCCGGTGGAATTGCGCTGGCAGTCATCATGTTGCCCACCGTCACACGTACCACCGAGGAGCTACTCAAGCTGGTGCCCAAAGCGCTGCGCGAGGCCGCCCTGGGTCTCGGCGTTCCCAAGTGGCGGGCGACGCTCCGAGTCGTGCTGCGCACGGCGGCGCCAGGCATCGCCACTGGCGTGATGCTGGCGGTGGCTCGCGTGGCGGGCGAAACGGCCCCCCTGCTATTCACCGCATTCAGCAATCAGTTCTGGGCCGAGGGGGTGAATCAGCCTACGGCATCCCTGCCGGTTCAGATCTATACCTACGCCGTTTCCCCCTATGAGGATTGGCACCAAAAAGCCTGGGCTGCGGCCTTGGTCTTGGTCTTGCTGGTACTGCTCTTGAACGTCTCCGCACGCTTGCTCGTGCGGCACCGGGTGAGGTCACGATGA
- the phoU gene encoding phosphate signaling complex protein PhoU yields MTNALKHTDREYEAELTKLREKVLLMGAKVEEMLTQAMRAFVDRNGDIARRAMPTDVEVDRLELEIDELCLRILAKRQPVASDLRFITTTMKLVTDLERIGDLGVNVCERVIELTGEEPLSAVSTIVRMGEVTREMLRGALDAFVARDADAARAIIERDSVVDATYAQLFPELVAVMMNDPQCVFRATRLQSVGKYLERIADHATNIGEMVVFMVEGEDVRHAWGLRPPE; encoded by the coding sequence GTGACCAACGCACTCAAACATACCGATCGAGAGTACGAGGCCGAGCTGACGAAGCTCCGTGAAAAGGTGCTGCTGATGGGCGCCAAGGTGGAGGAGATGCTCACCCAGGCCATGCGCGCCTTCGTCGACCGCAATGGCGACATCGCCCGCCGTGCCATGCCTACCGACGTGGAGGTGGACCGCCTGGAGCTCGAGATCGACGAGCTGTGTCTCCGTATTCTGGCCAAGCGCCAGCCCGTGGCGTCGGACTTGCGCTTCATTACCACGACCATGAAGCTCGTCACGGACCTGGAGCGCATTGGTGACTTGGGCGTCAACGTCTGTGAACGCGTGATCGAGCTGACCGGAGAAGAGCCGCTGAGCGCGGTCAGCACCATCGTGCGCATGGGCGAAGTCACGCGGGAGATGCTGCGCGGAGCCTTGGACGCTTTCGTGGCGCGTGACGCCGACGCTGCCCGCGCCATCATCGAGCGCGATAGTGTGGTCGATGCGACCTACGCGCAGCTCTTTCCAGAGCTCGTCGCGGTGATGATGAACGATCCTCAGTGCGTGTTTCGCGCGACTCGCTTGCAGTCCGTCGGCAAATACCTCGAGCGCATCGCCGACCACGCCACCAACATCGGGGAGATGGTGGTGTTCATGGTGGAAGGGGAGGACGTGCGTCACGCCTGGGGTCTTCGCCCCCCGGAGTAG